A genomic region of Candidatus Pseudomonas phytovorans contains the following coding sequences:
- the hydA gene encoding dihydropyrimidinase produces the protein MSLLIRGATVVTHEESYPADVLCVDGLIRAIGPNLEPPTDCEILDGSGQYLMPGGIDPHTHMQLPFMGTVASEDFFSGTAAGLAGGTTSIIDFVIPNPQQSLLEAYHTWRGWAQKSASDYGFHVAITWWSEQVAEEMGELVAKHGVNSFKHFMAYKNAIMAADDTLVASFERCLQLGAVPTVHAENGELVYHLQKKLLAQGMTGPEAHPLSRPSQVEGEAASRAIRIAETIGTPLYVVHISSREALDEITYARAKGQPVYGEVLPGHLLLDDSVYRDPDWATAAGYVMSPPFRPREHQEALWRGLQSGNLHTTATDHCCFCAEQKAMGRDDFSRIPNGTAGIEDRMAVLWDAGVNSGRLSMHEFVALTSTNTAKIFNLFPRKGAIRVGADADLVLWDPQGTRTISAQTHHQRVDFNIFEGRTVRGIPSHTISQGKVLWANGDLRAEPGAGRYVERPAYPSVYEVLGRRAEQQRPTPVQR, from the coding sequence ATGTCCCTGTTGATCCGTGGCGCCACCGTGGTTACCCACGAAGAGAGTTACCCCGCCGATGTCCTGTGTGTCGATGGCCTGATCCGTGCCATCGGGCCAAACCTCGAACCACCCACCGACTGCGAGATCCTCGACGGCAGCGGCCAGTACCTGATGCCCGGCGGCATCGACCCGCATACCCATATGCAGTTGCCATTCATGGGTACCGTGGCCAGCGAGGATTTCTTCAGCGGCACCGCTGCGGGCCTGGCCGGCGGCACCACGTCGATCATCGACTTCGTCATCCCCAACCCGCAGCAGTCATTGCTGGAGGCCTACCATACCTGGCGCGGCTGGGCACAGAAGAGCGCCAGCGACTACGGCTTCCACGTTGCAATCACCTGGTGGAGCGAGCAGGTAGCTGAAGAGATGGGCGAACTGGTAGCCAAGCATGGAGTGAACAGCTTCAAGCACTTCATGGCCTACAAGAATGCGATCATGGCCGCCGACGACACCCTGGTGGCCAGCTTCGAGCGTTGCCTGCAACTGGGTGCGGTGCCCACCGTGCATGCCGAGAACGGCGAGCTGGTGTACCACCTGCAGAAGAAACTGCTGGCCCAGGGCATGACCGGGCCAGAGGCACACCCCCTTTCGCGCCCTTCGCAAGTGGAAGGTGAAGCGGCCAGCCGCGCCATTCGCATTGCCGAAACGATTGGTACCCCGCTGTATGTGGTGCACATTTCCAGCCGTGAGGCACTGGATGAAATCACCTACGCGCGCGCAAAGGGCCAGCCGGTATACGGCGAAGTCCTGCCGGGCCACCTGCTGCTTGACGACAGCGTCTACCGCGACCCGGACTGGGCCACTGCCGCCGGTTATGTAATGAGCCCGCCGTTCCGCCCGCGCGAACACCAAGAGGCGCTGTGGCGCGGCCTGCAGTCGGGCAACCTGCACACCACCGCCACCGACCATTGCTGCTTCTGCGCCGAGCAGAAAGCCATGGGGCGCGACGACTTCAGCCGCATCCCCAATGGTACTGCTGGCATCGAAGACCGCATGGCGGTGCTGTGGGATGCCGGGGTCAACAGCGGGCGCCTGTCGATGCATGAGTTCGTTGCGCTGACGTCGACCAATACGGCGAAAATCTTCAACCTGTTCCCGCGCAAGGGCGCCATCCGCGTGGGTGCCGACGCCGACCTGGTGCTGTGGGACCCGCAGGGCACGCGCACCATCTCAGCCCAGACCCACCACCAGCGGGTGGACTTCAACATCTTTGAAGGCCGCACGGTGCGCGGCATCCCCAGCCACACCATCAGCCAGGGCAAGGTGCTCTGGGCCAATGGCGATCTGCGCGCCGAACCGGGCGCGGGACGGTATGTGGAGCGGCCGGCGTATCCGTCGGTGTACGAGGTGCTGGGGCGACGCGCCGAACAACAGCGCCCGACGCCCGTCCAGCGCTGA
- a CDS encoding NCS1 family nucleobase:cation symporter-1, translating to MQQSRSEVVEQDGLFELAEGSDVLDSPRYNHDIAPTKVHQRTWNKWHITALWVGMSICVPTYTLGGVLTAYFGLSVGEALLAILLANVIVLIPLTLNAFPGTKYGIPFPVLLRSSFGILGSNVPCLIRAVVACGWFGIQTMFGGLAIHLFLGSVFDGWKALGGTGEVIGFMIFWCLNLWVVLRGAESIKWLETLSAPLLVAVGVGLLFWALPHMSMTELLAQPPKRPEGASVVSYFCAGLTAMVGFWATLSLNIPDFSRYARSQKDQILGQIFGLPLTMFLFASLGVILTAASASLVGETVSDPVSLIGRIHSPFWVALAMALIVIATLSTNTAANIVSPTNDFQNIAPRLIGRSRAVWLTGFIGLALMGHELLKKLGLIVSDLSLESVYSNWLLGYSSLLGPIAGIMVVDYFLIRRQQLDLAGLYRDDVYPAWNWAGFAAFALPVALTMMAIGNSSFSWFYDYGWFTGSLLGGGLYYVFAGLAARNPARLAKPLP from the coding sequence ATGCAACAGAGCAGATCGGAAGTGGTCGAGCAGGATGGCCTGTTCGAGCTGGCCGAGGGCAGTGATGTCCTCGACAGCCCGCGCTACAACCACGACATCGCACCGACCAAGGTGCATCAGCGCACCTGGAACAAGTGGCACATCACCGCCCTGTGGGTGGGCATGTCCATCTGTGTACCCACCTACACCCTGGGCGGTGTGCTCACCGCCTACTTCGGCCTCAGTGTCGGCGAAGCGCTGCTGGCGATTCTGCTGGCCAACGTGATCGTGCTGATCCCGCTAACCCTCAACGCCTTCCCTGGCACCAAGTACGGCATCCCTTTTCCGGTACTTCTGCGCTCGTCGTTCGGCATCCTCGGTTCCAACGTGCCCTGCCTGATTCGCGCAGTGGTCGCCTGTGGCTGGTTTGGCATTCAGACCATGTTCGGCGGGTTGGCCATTCACCTGTTCCTTGGCTCGGTGTTCGATGGCTGGAAGGCCCTGGGCGGCACCGGTGAGGTGATTGGCTTCATGATTTTCTGGTGCCTGAACCTGTGGGTGGTGCTGCGCGGCGCCGAGTCGATCAAGTGGCTGGAAACGCTGTCTGCGCCGCTGTTGGTGGCGGTGGGCGTCGGCCTGCTGTTCTGGGCCTTGCCGCACATGTCGATGACCGAACTGCTGGCGCAACCGCCCAAGCGCCCGGAAGGGGCGAGCGTGGTCAGTTACTTCTGCGCCGGGCTTACGGCAATGGTCGGCTTCTGGGCCACATTGTCACTGAATATTCCCGACTTCAGCCGCTACGCCCGCAGCCAGAAAGATCAGATTCTCGGGCAGATCTTCGGCCTGCCGCTGACCATGTTCCTGTTCGCTTCGCTGGGCGTGATACTGACCGCTGCCTCGGCGTCGTTGGTAGGCGAGACGGTGTCCGACCCGGTCAGCCTGATCGGCAGGATCCACAGCCCGTTCTGGGTGGCCCTGGCCATGGCGTTGATCGTGATTGCCACGCTGTCGACCAACACCGCGGCGAACATTGTGTCGCCGACCAACGACTTCCAGAACATCGCTCCACGCCTGATCGGGCGCAGCCGTGCGGTATGGCTGACCGGCTTTATCGGCCTGGCGCTGATGGGTCATGAGCTGCTGAAGAAGCTGGGGCTGATTGTCTCCGACCTGAGCCTGGAGAGTGTGTACTCCAACTGGCTGCTCGGTTATTCCAGCCTGCTCGGGCCGATTGCCGGGATCATGGTGGTGGACTATTTCCTGATCCGTCGGCAGCAGCTGGACCTGGCCGGGTTGTACCGGGACGATGTGTACCCGGCGTGGAACTGGGCGGGTTTTGCCGCCTTCGCCTTGCCGGTGGCGCTGACCATGATGGCGATTGGTAACAGCAGTTTCAGCTGGTTTTACGACTACGGCTGGTTTACCGGCTCGCTGCTGGGCGGCGGGCTGTACTACGTGTTCGCCGGCCTGGCTGCGCGCAACCCGGCGCGGCTGGCCAAGCCCTTGCCCTGA